A DNA window from Chloroflexota bacterium contains the following coding sequences:
- a CDS encoding DUF3795 domain-containing protein gives MTAEKYLIAYCGLYCGDCSSYQGKIADLARDLRKELRKAKFDRTAAALSEVPFFATFKNYQQSYELLGALVRFRCKNTCRGGGGPPHCKMRKCCQKKGLDGCWQCEDFETCENLDFLKTVHGDAHLKNLRILKNKGEDAFLAGKKYWH, from the coding sequence ATGACTGCAGAAAAATATTTAATCGCCTATTGCGGCCTGTACTGTGGAGACTGCTCTAGCTATCAGGGCAAAATTGCTGATTTAGCCCGTGACCTGAGGAAGGAGTTGAGAAAGGCCAAATTCGATAGAACTGCTGCCGCTCTCTCCGAAGTTCCTTTCTTCGCCACTTTTAAGAATTACCAGCAGAGCTACGAGTTGCTGGGCGCTTTGGTCAGATTTCGCTGCAAGAATACCTGTCGCGGTGGCGGTGGTCCGCCTCACTGCAAAATGAGAAAGTGTTGCCAGAAAAAAGGCCTTGACGGCTGCTGGCAATGCGAGGATTTTGAAACCTGTGAGAATCTGGACTTTTTAAAGACCGTTCATGGTGACGCGCATCTGAAAAATTTGAGAATACTGAAGAATAAAGGCGAAGATGCCTTTCTTGCCGGTAAAAAGTACTGGCATTAA
- a CDS encoding replication-associated recombination protein A has translation MDMFEKQAGDLQSNEAPLATRMRPNSLNTFVGQEHIIGPGRVLRKAIESGKIPSIILWGPPGSGKTTLAYIIANMTGANFSPISAVSANVNDLRRIIEEAKGRRQMNLQKTILFIDEIHRFNKTQQDAVLPFVEDGTITLIGATTENPSFEVTSPLLSRSRVMPLRPLTDEQIQVILTRALKDTLRGLGYLNVEVAPEAMGHLITLSNHDARIALNALEMAALSTPPDEEGKRYITLPTVEDALQRRVLPYDKDGDQHYDHISALHKSMRGSDPDASLYWLARMLDSGEDPLYIARRLVRFASEDVGMADPQALVIAMAAQQAVHFIGMPEGNLALAEAAVYMATAPKSNSLYEAYSRAQQEITQGPSEAVPLHLRNPVTPLMQEMGHGKDYKYAHDYPDHFAEQQNLPDHLQGAKYYKPSTQGYEAQIITRLKSWWQRKTQPEQSETEQTELEPSETEPEDNSSEES, from the coding sequence ATGGATATGTTTGAAAAGCAGGCTGGGGATTTGCAGTCCAACGAAGCACCGCTGGCCACCCGCATGCGACCGAACAGCCTTAACACGTTCGTCGGGCAGGAGCATATCATCGGCCCGGGCCGTGTGCTGAGGAAAGCCATTGAAAGCGGCAAGATTCCCTCGATTATTCTCTGGGGTCCACCGGGCAGCGGCAAGACAACGCTGGCCTACATCATTGCCAATATGACCGGTGCCAATTTCTCCCCTATCAGCGCCGTCAGTGCTAACGTGAACGACCTGCGACGCATTATCGAAGAGGCAAAGGGTCGCCGCCAGATGAACCTCCAGAAAACCATCCTCTTCATTGACGAAATTCACCGCTTCAACAAAACGCAGCAGGATGCCGTGTTGCCTTTTGTTGAAGACGGCACCATAACGCTCATCGGTGCCACCACCGAGAACCCTTCCTTTGAGGTCACCTCCCCTCTCCTCTCCAGAAGCCGCGTTATGCCCCTCAGGCCCCTCACCGATGAACAGATACAGGTCATCCTCACCAGAGCCCTCAAGGACACCCTTCGCGGACTGGGTTATCTCAATGTGGAGGTCGCACCCGAGGCAATGGGGCACCTGATTACGTTATCCAACCATGATGCCCGTATCGCGCTCAATGCCCTGGAAATGGCAGCCTTGAGCACGCCTCCCGATGAAGAAGGGAAGCGTTATATTACCCTGCCCACGGTTGAGGACGCACTTCAGCGCCGCGTGCTGCCTTACGATAAAGACGGCGACCAGCACTATGACCATATTTCCGCCCTGCACAAGTCCATGCGCGGCTCTGACCCGGATGCCTCTCTATATTGGCTGGCCAGAATGCTTGACAGCGGTGAAGACCCCTTATACATTGCCCGCCGCCTGGTTCGCTTTGCCTCGGAAGATGTCGGCATGGCAGACCCGCAAGCCCTGGTAATCGCCATGGCAGCACAGCAAGCGGTCCACTTCATCGGCATGCCCGAGGGCAACCTGGCGCTGGCCGAGGCAGCGGTTTACATGGCTACCGCCCCGAAGAGCAATTCACTATATGAAGCATACTCCCGTGCCCAGCAGGAAATTACCCAGGGCCCCAGTGAGGCAGTTCCCCTCCACCTGCGCAACCCGGTGACACCGCTCATGCAGGAGATGGGACATGGCAAGGATTATAAGTACGCTCACGACTATCCCGACCATTTTGCGGAGCAGCAGAACCTGCCGGACCACCTTCAGGGTGCAAAATATTACAAGCCAAGTACGCAGGGCTACGAAGCGCAGATCATCACCCGCTTGAAGTCCTGGTGGCAGAGAAAGACGCAACCGGAACAATCTGAAACAGAGCAGACCGAACTAGAACCATCCGAAACAGAACCAGAGGATAATTCGTCAGAAGAATCCTGA